From Stenotrophomonas nitritireducens, the proteins below share one genomic window:
- a CDS encoding FKBP-type peptidyl-prolyl cis-trans isomerase produces MKIEKDRVVRFHYTVSEAGQEPIESSKDRDPLAILIGHGNIIPGLEAAMMDKEAGESFGVDVKSTDAYGERREGMTQRVPKKHFGKTPLIPGTQVILQTNFGPRAVTVEKVGMTVVDVDLNHPMAGKDLHFDVEIIEVREASEEEVQHGHVHGDGGHQH; encoded by the coding sequence ATGAAGATCGAAAAAGACCGCGTCGTCCGTTTCCATTACACCGTCTCCGAAGCTGGCCAGGAGCCGATCGAAAGCTCCAAGGACCGTGATCCGTTGGCCATCCTGATCGGCCACGGCAACATCATCCCGGGCCTGGAAGCGGCGATGATGGACAAGGAAGCCGGCGAGAGCTTCGGCGTGGACGTGAAGTCGACCGACGCCTACGGTGAGCGTCGCGAGGGCATGACCCAGCGCGTGCCGAAGAAGCACTTCGGCAAGACCCCGCTGATCCCGGGCACCCAGGTGATCCTGCAGACCAACTTCGGCCCGCGTGCGGTTACCGTGGAGAAGGTCGGCATGACCGTGGTCGACGTCGACCTGAACCACCCGATGGCCGGCAAGGATCTGCATTTCGACGTGGAAATCATCGAAGTGCGCGAAGCCAGCGAAGAAGAAGTGCAGCACGGCCACGTGCACGGCGACGGCGGTCACCAGCACTAA
- a CDS encoding C40 family peptidase, translated as MHITPVFRFRSWRLPVTLLSAALLAACGHTPPKRAAAPAPARNYSPVAPADPAAAASVLMRALGLVGTPYRYGGNTPESGFDCSGLVTYVYRDMLALNLPRTSRELAAIQGPKIAPDRLTAGDLVFFGDKGNVWHVGIYVGEGRFVHAPSTGGTVRLDHLDAAYWRDHYTGAKRVLR; from the coding sequence ATGCACATCACGCCAGTTTTCCGCTTCCGCTCGTGGCGCCTGCCGGTCACGCTGCTGTCCGCCGCCCTGCTTGCCGCCTGCGGCCACACCCCGCCCAAGCGGGCGGCCGCACCCGCGCCGGCCCGTAATTACTCGCCGGTGGCACCGGCCGACCCCGCTGCGGCAGCGTCGGTGTTGATGCGGGCGCTGGGGCTGGTCGGCACGCCTTACCGCTATGGGGGCAATACGCCGGAATCGGGATTCGACTGCAGCGGGTTGGTGACTTACGTCTACCGCGACATGCTGGCGCTGAACCTGCCCCGCACCTCGCGCGAGCTGGCCGCAATCCAGGGCCCGAAGATCGCCCCGGACCGCCTGACCGCCGGTGACCTGGTGTTCTTCGGCGACAAAGGCAACGTCTGGCACGTTGGCATCTACGTCGGCGAAGGCCGCTTTGTGCATGCACCCAGCACCGGCGGCACGGTCCGTCTGGACCATCTGGATGCCGCCTATTGGCGCGATCATTACACCGGAGCGAAGCGCGTACTGCGCTAA